A stretch of DNA from Acidobacteriota bacterium:
GAGCAGCGCCTGCGCGCCGCTGATTTTGGCCTGAATGACATTGGCTTGCGAGCGAACGGCTTCGACGCGGGCTTGGGCGAGTTCAAATTTGGTTTTAGCGCCTTCGAATTCGGGTCTGGTCAGGCTTCTGGCTTCGAGCAATTTGGTTGCGCGTTCCAAATCGCGCTCGGACTGTTTCAGGGCGGCTTCGGCTTCGGCCAATTGCGCGCGGTTGGTTTCCGTCGTGGATTGCGCTTCGGCCAGTTGCGCTTCGGCCTGCTTGATTTTAGAGGTGAAATCGTCGCTGCGCAGCCGCGCCAGCACCGTTCCTTTGGCGACCGTATCGCCTTCCTGAATGGTGCGCAGGCGATGATCAATGCCTCTGATCTGGGTGATTTCGCTGACGTATCCGCCAAATTTGAATGCCAGTTCGTTTTGCGACGCGGGCAGAATGTTCGCCGAATACCGCTCGCCTTCAGTGCTCGCGCTGCCGGGGGAATAGCTTTGTACCTCCTGCACCTGCACGGGTTTGACTGGTATTTGATAACTTTCCGCTTTGCGGCAACTTACCGTAACTGCCAGACAGAAAGACATCCCGATCACACAGCGAAGATTCGTGTTCATCATAGCTCTCACGGTTTTTGCCCGCCGAAGCAGGCAGTGCGGCTCAAAGTTCGCCGATGGCTTTTTCAAAATCGGCTCGCGCGGTCCAGAACGCCAGCAGCGCTTGCTGTTGGTGATCCTGAGCCGTCGCCAAGTCAGCCTGTTTTTGCAGCACTTCCTTGTACAACACGGCTTCCAGCGAATATTTGTTGGTTGCGACACGCAGCTTTTCGCGCGCCGCATCCAGCGCAAGCTGGCTGACCTGAAGCAGGGAGCGCGCTTCATGCAGTTTGCGAAATTTGTCGCCGACATCGCGCAGAATCAGGCTTTCGGCTTCGCGCAATCCATCACGCGCCTGTTCGATGGTTTTTTGTTTTTCGGAAAGCTCGCGTTTTCTGCGTCCCCAATCGAATGGCTCCCAACTCATGGTGAAGCCCACGCCTGAAGCATTTTGCGGCAACACGGAAACGCCGAACGCGGAAAAGTAACCGACGGTGGCGCTGATGTCGGGAATGGCTTCGGCTTTTTTCAGCCGTTGGTCGTATTCGGCCAGTTTCAGTTTCAACTGCGCTTCCTTGATTTCCGGGCGCTCGGCCAGCGCTCGCGTTTGCGCAAAGGAAAGTTCGACCTCGTACACAGTATTGGTGGAAATTGCGTCCACGCTGAATTCAGTTCGGATGTCGCGACCCATCAAATGGTTCAGCGCCTCTTTTGAGGCTGCCAGGTTGTTGCGCATCTTCAGCACCTCATATTCTTCCTTGGCCAGTTGCGTTTTCACATCCAGGCTGTCGGCAACGAGCGCGACTTGTTGTGTGACGTATTCTCCAACTACCCGATCAAATTCCCGATACAGTT
This window harbors:
- a CDS encoding TolC family protein, coding for MIKIFALCVIIFLPIEVRCQAAQSVAGEKLTIQQAVDLALQHNRLINIEKLEVEKAEDRLAVINTKRLPGFDVSVLELQWFKPPEFRFSKGVFGLFPGLGPVPPTDTTVTSSHGPSAFILARATQPLTQLHRIGLGIKMNELSRDLADSKLELKKREIALQVKRSYYAILQLQSALGSSEDTLKLYREFDRVVGEYVTQQVALVADSLDVKTQLAKEEYEVLKMRNNLAASKEALNHLMGRDIRTEFSVDAISTNTVYEVELSFAQTRALAERPEIKEAQLKLKLAEYDQRLKKAEAIPDISATVGYFSAFGVSVLPQNASGVGFTMSWEPFDWGRRKRELSEKQKTIEQARDGLREAESLILRDVGDKFRKLHEARSLLQVSQLALDAAREKLRVATNKYSLEAVLYKEVLQKQADLATAQDHQQQALLAFWTARADFEKAIGEL